The Biomphalaria glabrata chromosome 7, xgBioGlab47.1, whole genome shotgun sequence region gactgggattttcaattgaTAATgatatttacatcatctgccctatagatcactttacattttattaattgaAATAACTGAGATTTAATTGTCTAATAGAtcattatactttttaaaatgtttatttagaaaagactttttttgttttgtttgacagtCAAGAGGCTCATTATTACCCTATTGAAGTAGAAGTAGAACATGATGGACAGATGGTGAAGTGCAGAACTTATGAGATGCAAAAAAAGACAACTGGATACTGCCTTCCAAGCCCTCACTATAAGAAGGTCTTAatagatggagctcgtcagaaTGGTCTGCCTGAAGAGTATGTAGAATATTTAGAAAGCTTTGAGGACAATGGTGTGACAAAGACTCCCCCCAATTACCGTAAAGTCATGGATATGGTTGAAACATTTAGAAATGATGAGGACAATAGCAACGATGCAGACAAATATCGGAAAAATTCTTCATAAAAAGTtcagcattttattttatttaaagcaatGTTCAATTCAGTGGTGTGAAAGATGTGCTTGAAGTCAATATCTGTacttgagacttttttttttatcaaatgaagcCATTCGCTCTTAAGTttatttagaatttattttttttatcattgacaAAATGAAATTTGACAGtactttgattctcttttgCTAAATCTATCCTTCCCTTTGATTGAAGAGAAATAAAAGTGTTTCATTTGAATTGATTAGTTGTATTCCACGGATaccttgtaaaaacaaaaattggttGTTTTAAAcatcaccttttttttcttttctgtaaaCCAACGACTAAAATAAAGACTCAAAGCAACAATGTAACAAGCCAGTCTATTAGTGTAACAAGTCGATTATGAAGATGGATCTCAATTCTACTTGTATGAATAATTAGGCCCCATAATAttttatactgaaaaaaaaaatatcttaatatGAAATTACTTTAATATGTTtttggaaaaagaaaatttacCTTCTTCGCTAAGTGGCTGATTTTGCCTTacattgtacatttaaatatcCTGACATAATCTAATGAACTATTATGTTGTTGGAATGTTGTTACTGTCATCCACTTGTAATAATTGGTCACGCTATCTTATAACTAATATTTAAGTACAGGGACAGTATAAAGTAAATGGAgaggcccctacacttttttgAAAGCTTGAATGAAATccattgattaataataatacttaatcTAAAAGCGTGCCATagtttggagaaaaaaaaagatacttgtaaattttatctaattttccttctttttgttttttaatttaatattcatattttagttttaaaaaagcatattttagagtttgtggagggtaaggccaTGGGTCAATGCACTGCCATAAATCTGGGGCTtcatttgtatatttcaagcatgctataaaaaaaaagtggatacTTCTTAACCATGATACTGCTGCCAACAGTAAGATTTTAAGCACTGGTATTGTAAGTATAGTTtataaagacaaacaaaaattaaaagttgATTACCCTTAGCCCCACTTGCCCTCATCAAATCCAGCCCTGTTAAAGTAGCATCTCATTAAGGTCCATACATTCTTAGAGGCAGTTCTGTCATGATGAATGACAACAATATAAGTTTAATCAATGTTTAAAGTGATGTTAGCTTCAAGTAGacttatagattttttttgtgcaaaTTTATCTAAATATCTCTTTACTAATTGATCATTcagattttgtttattatataaaagaaatatc contains the following coding sequences:
- the LOC106069328 gene encoding gamma-glutamylcyclotransferase-like isoform X2, with the protein product MNGELKPKTFKYFSYGSNLLKERILINNPTAQVFGTGKLHGYHLKFDTPAGCGKSRWYGAAATVRPKEGSFVYGVIWDVNLEDMEKLDSQEAHYYPIEVEVEHDGQMVKCRTYEMQKKTTGYCLPSPHYKKVLIDGARQNGLPEEYVEYLESFEDNGVTKTPPNYRKVMDMVETFRNDEDNSNDADKYRKNSS